The proteins below come from a single Deinococcus humi genomic window:
- a CDS encoding family 1 glycosylhydrolase, with protein MSKGFLDIIKRELGDGDYSGDEFGGANGSSVSGLPTGRASNFMFATGIECSYPTIEHGRLRRDQLEECRHYQCWQEDLHLVKDLGLKYLRYGLPYYRIHQGPGQYDWEFADRVMAELQRLELTPILDLMHFGVPDWLGNYQNPELPIHFADYAGAVARRYPWVRHYTPVNEIYVTAKASAKDGLWNEQLKSERGFVTALKHGVAANILACQSIARVRSDAIIVQAESAEFLHDASAEPRREISMQNRLRFLSLDLTYAVPPDSDVCLYLIDNGLSREEYDWFMAGEPPGHQIMGSDYYGHNEKIIKPDGETVIAEDVFGWYQIVKGYYQRYQKPVFHSETNVSDLEQAPIWLWKQWLNVLRLRQEGTPVVGFTWYSLTDQIDWDVELAEKRGRVNTNGLYTLDRKPNPVAHAYRELLENFGQVTVSPHSELFEITDQAARLKVEV; from the coding sequence GCGAATGGCAGCAGCGTTTCGGGTCTACCCACTGGCCGCGCCAGCAACTTCATGTTTGCCACCGGCATCGAATGCTCGTATCCCACCATCGAGCACGGTAGGCTACGGCGCGATCAGCTCGAAGAATGCCGCCATTATCAATGCTGGCAGGAAGATCTGCATCTGGTGAAGGATCTGGGGCTCAAGTACCTGCGTTACGGCCTGCCCTATTACCGCATTCATCAGGGACCGGGCCAGTACGACTGGGAGTTCGCCGATAGGGTCATGGCCGAATTGCAGCGACTGGAGCTCACGCCGATCCTTGATCTGATGCACTTTGGGGTGCCTGACTGGCTGGGCAACTACCAGAACCCGGAACTGCCGATCCACTTTGCCGACTATGCCGGGGCGGTGGCGAGGCGTTACCCCTGGGTGCGGCACTACACCCCCGTCAATGAGATCTACGTGACGGCCAAGGCCAGCGCGAAGGACGGGCTATGGAACGAGCAGCTCAAGTCCGAACGCGGTTTCGTGACCGCCCTCAAGCATGGGGTGGCCGCCAATATCCTGGCCTGCCAGTCGATTGCCCGTGTGCGTTCTGACGCCATCATCGTGCAGGCCGAGAGTGCCGAGTTCCTGCACGACGCCAGTGCCGAACCCCGCCGTGAAATCTCGATGCAGAACCGGCTGCGCTTTCTTTCACTGGACCTGACCTACGCCGTGCCTCCCGATTCGGACGTCTGCCTGTACCTGATAGATAACGGCCTGTCCCGTGAGGAATACGACTGGTTCATGGCTGGAGAGCCGCCGGGCCACCAGATCATGGGCAGCGACTATTACGGCCACAACGAGAAGATCATCAAGCCTGACGGCGAAACGGTGATCGCCGAGGATGTCTTCGGCTGGTATCAGATCGTCAAGGGCTACTATCAGCGTTACCAGAAGCCGGTGTTTCACAGTGAAACCAACGTTTCCGATCTCGAGCAGGCTCCCATCTGGCTGTGGAAGCAGTGGTTGAACGTCCTGCGTCTGCGTCAGGAGGGCACGCCAGTGGTGGGTTTCACTTGGTACAGCCTGACGGATCAAATTGACTGGGACGTTGAACTGGCCGAAAAGAGGGGAAGGGTCAACACCAATGGTCTGTACACCCTCGACCGCAAGCCGAATCCGGTGGCCCACGCCTACCGCGAACTGCTGGAGAATTTCGGGCAGGTGACGGTTTCGCCGCACAGCGAGCTGTTCGAAATTACGGATCAGGCAGCCCGCCTGAAAGTGGAGGTTTAG
- a CDS encoding ParA family protein, whose protein sequence is MRTLTLFNHAGGVMKSSLTRDVGYTLAQAGQRVLLVDLDPQANLTDWLGVSGVQREQTVYDTASRGDPLPPPAEVHGLSLIPSDVSLALAEGQMMGVVGAHLHLRQALAALTDRYDVVLIDSPPSLGQLSILGALAADHLIVPVPTRQKGMNALAGLSEAMATYRKLRPDLTVALYVPTLYDARRSHDREAYAALQELLSPIASPIADRGAVWNDSSSAGQPVGLYAPGSPVHRDVLRVTAEIARAVGLPVEIPGVEA, encoded by the coding sequence ATGCGGACACTGACACTCTTCAATCACGCTGGAGGGGTCATGAAGTCCAGCCTGACCCGCGACGTGGGTTACACCTTGGCACAGGCCGGGCAACGTGTTCTTCTGGTGGATCTTGATCCGCAGGCCAACCTGACCGACTGGCTGGGGGTGAGCGGCGTGCAACGAGAACAGACGGTCTATGACACCGCCTCGCGCGGCGATCCGCTGCCCCCACCGGCCGAGGTCCATGGCCTGAGCCTGATTCCCAGCGATGTTTCGCTGGCGCTGGCCGAGGGGCAGATGATGGGGGTGGTGGGCGCACACCTGCATCTGCGGCAGGCGCTGGCGGCGCTGACTGACCGCTATGACGTCGTCCTGATCGACAGCCCACCCAGCCTGGGTCAGCTCTCGATCCTGGGGGCGCTGGCCGCCGATCACCTGATCGTGCCGGTGCCGACGCGTCAGAAGGGCATGAATGCCCTGGCAGGGCTGTCCGAGGCGATGGCCACCTACCGCAAGTTACGGCCGGATCTGACCGTGGCCCTGTACGTGCCCACCCTGTACGACGCTCGGCGTTCGCATGATCGTGAGGCGTACGCGGCCCTCCAAGAGCTGCTCTCCCCCATTGCCAGCCCAATTGCGGACCGGGGAGCGGTGTGGAATGACAGCTCCAGTGCCGGGCAGCCGGTGGGGCTGTATGCGCCGGGCTCGCCGGTTCACCGCGACGTGTTGAGGGTCACGGCTGAGATCGCGAGGGCCGTGGGCCTTCCAGTCGAGATTCCTGGAGTCGAGGCATGA